Proteins encoded together in one Kitasatospora albolonga window:
- a CDS encoding tryptophan synthase subunit beta produces the protein MTSEFFIPDPEGLIPSAEGYFGAYGGKFIPEALVAAVDEVAVEYDKAKSDPAFAAELNELMVNYTGRPSALTEVPRFAEHAGGARIFLKREDLNHTGSHKINNVLGQALLTKRMGKTRVIAETGAGQHGVATATACALFGLDCTIYMGEIDTERQALNVARMRMLGAEVVAVKSGSRTLKDAINEAFRDWVANVDRTHYLFGTVAGPHPFPAMVRDFHRVIGVEARRQLLERAGRLPDAAVACVGGGSNAIGLFHAFIPDTDVRLVGCEPAGHGVETGEHAATLTAGEPGILHGSRSYVLQDDEGQITEPYSISAGLDYPGIGPEHSYLKDIGRGEYRAVTDDAAMQALRLLSRTEGIIPAIESAHALAGALDLGKELGRDGLILVNLSGRGDKDMDTAARYFGLYDTDAAVEADADSDRAEIEGDAK, from the coding sequence ATGACGTCCGAGTTCTTCATTCCGGACCCCGAAGGTCTGATCCCCAGCGCCGAGGGCTACTTCGGCGCCTACGGCGGCAAGTTCATCCCGGAGGCGCTCGTCGCCGCCGTGGACGAGGTCGCCGTCGAGTACGACAAGGCCAAGTCCGACCCGGCGTTCGCCGCCGAGCTCAACGAGCTGATGGTCAACTACACCGGCCGCCCCAGCGCGCTGACCGAGGTCCCGCGCTTCGCCGAACACGCGGGCGGGGCGAGGATCTTCCTCAAGCGGGAGGACCTGAACCACACCGGCTCGCACAAGATCAACAACGTGCTGGGCCAGGCGCTGCTCACCAAGCGCATGGGCAAGACCCGGGTCATCGCAGAGACCGGCGCCGGTCAGCACGGTGTCGCCACCGCCACGGCCTGCGCCCTCTTCGGTCTCGACTGCACCATCTACATGGGCGAGATCGACACCGAGCGCCAGGCGCTCAACGTGGCCCGGATGCGCATGCTCGGCGCCGAGGTCGTCGCCGTGAAGTCCGGCTCGCGCACCCTGAAGGACGCCATCAACGAGGCGTTCCGCGACTGGGTCGCCAATGTGGACCGTACGCACTACCTCTTCGGTACGGTCGCGGGTCCGCACCCCTTCCCGGCGATGGTCCGCGACTTCCACCGGGTCATCGGCGTCGAGGCCCGCCGCCAGCTCCTGGAGCGCGCCGGCCGCCTCCCCGACGCGGCGGTCGCCTGTGTCGGCGGCGGCTCCAACGCCATCGGCCTCTTCCACGCCTTCATCCCCGACACCGATGTCCGCCTGGTGGGCTGCGAGCCCGCCGGGCACGGTGTGGAGACCGGCGAGCACGCGGCGACCCTGACGGCGGGGGAGCCGGGCATCCTGCACGGCTCGCGCAGTTACGTCCTCCAGGACGACGAGGGCCAGATCACCGAGCCGTACTCCATCTCGGCGGGCCTGGACTACCCGGGCATCGGCCCCGAGCACTCCTACCTCAAGGACATCGGGCGCGGCGAGTACCGGGCCGTCACCGACGACGCCGCCATGCAGGCCCTGCGCCTCCTCTCCCGTACCGAGGGCATCATCCCGGCGATCGAGAGCGCGCACGCGCTGGCCGGTGCGCTGGACCTGGGCAAGGAGCTGGGCAGGGACGGGCTGATCCTCGTCAACCTGTCCGGCCGGG
- a CDS encoding tryptophan synthase subunit(beta), protein MTDRRPALRTRPGLRPAGAPARDPHAPLARGCRPRGCRAPARRVHGRRVRYVIGDEPGQVNGMRWRPGSAL, encoded by the coding sequence ATGACCGACCGTCGCCCCGCGCTCCGCACCCGGCCGGGCCTGCGCCCCGCCGGGGCCCCGGCGCGGGACCCGCACGCCCCGCTGGCGCGCGGGTGCAGGCCGCGCGGCTGCCGCGCCCCCGCCCGGCGCGTGCACGGACGGCGTGTGCGGTACGTCATCGGGGACGAGCCCGGCCAGGTGAACGGGATGCGATGGCGCCCGGGGTCCGCGCTGTAG
- a CDS encoding indole-3-glycerol phosphate synthase, which produces MSVLDEIIDGVRADLAERQARVSLDELKERAARAPQAKDGVAALRGEGVTVICEVKRSSPSKGALAAIADPAALAADYEAGGASVISVLTEERRFGGSLADLEAVRAKVDTPILRKDFIVTSYQLWEARAYGADLALLIVAALDQEALVSLIERAESIGLTPLVEAHDEEEAERAVDAGAKIIGVNARNLKDLKVDRSTFERVAPEIPDHIVKVAESGVRGPHDLIAYANAGADAVLVGESLVTGRDPRAAVADLVAAGAHPALRHGRG; this is translated from the coding sequence GTGAGTGTGCTCGACGAGATCATCGACGGCGTTCGCGCCGACCTCGCGGAGCGGCAGGCGCGCGTCAGCCTCGACGAGCTGAAGGAGCGCGCGGCCCGCGCCCCCCAGGCCAAGGACGGAGTCGCCGCCCTGCGCGGCGAGGGCGTCACCGTCATCTGCGAGGTCAAGCGCTCGTCCCCGTCCAAGGGGGCCCTGGCCGCCATCGCGGACCCCGCCGCGCTCGCCGCGGACTACGAGGCGGGCGGCGCGTCCGTCATCTCGGTCCTCACCGAGGAGCGCCGCTTCGGCGGTTCGCTCGCCGACCTGGAGGCCGTCCGCGCCAAGGTCGACACCCCGATCCTGCGCAAGGACTTCATCGTCACCTCGTACCAGCTGTGGGAGGCCCGGGCGTACGGCGCCGACCTCGCCCTGCTGATCGTCGCCGCCCTCGACCAGGAGGCCCTGGTCTCCCTCATCGAGCGCGCCGAGTCCATCGGGCTCACCCCGCTCGTCGAGGCGCACGACGAGGAGGAGGCGGAGCGCGCTGTGGACGCCGGAGCGAAGATCATCGGCGTCAACGCGCGCAACCTGAAGGACCTCAAGGTCGACCGCTCCACCTTCGAGCGCGTCGCCCCCGAGATCCCCGACCACATCGTCAAGGTCGCCGAGTCCGGCGTCCGGGGCCCGCACGACCTGATCGCGTACGCCAACGCGGGCGCCGACGCCGTCCTGGTCGGCGAGTCCCTGGTCACCGGCCGCGACCCGCGCGCCGCCGTCGCCGACCTGGTCGCCGCGGGCGCCCACCCGGCGCTCCGCCACGGCCGCGGCTGA